The following are encoded together in the Serratia odorifera genome:
- a CDS encoding phage tail fiber protein, whose protein sequence is MSGNTITSADVIITLSVINLYPRGVQLQGFAADNIYGTDALTLAETVRGADGKLSAGFVYSNINQTFYIMPDSESRDIFDTWSTMSRASVAVFRCNATVVLPALKRQYKCVNGVLKQWKALPDAGRTLQASQAIIEWESITPEAFN, encoded by the coding sequence ATGTCCGGTAACACTATCACTTCTGCTGATGTCATTATCACACTGTCGGTGATAAACCTTTACCCGCGCGGTGTGCAGCTACAAGGGTTCGCTGCGGATAATATCTACGGTACTGATGCGCTAACGCTGGCGGAAACTGTGCGCGGTGCCGACGGCAAATTGTCTGCCGGTTTCGTTTACAGCAATATCAACCAGACGTTTTACATCATGCCGGACTCTGAAAGCCGCGATATTTTCGACACATGGTCGACGATGTCACGCGCCAGCGTTGCGGTATTCCGCTGTAACGCTACCGTCGTTTTGCCGGCACTCAAACGGCAGTACAAATGCGTGAATGGCGTGTTGAAGCAATGGAAAGCGCTGCCAGACGCTGGACGCACTTTGCAAGCTAGCCAGGCAATCATCGAATGGGAATCCATCACTCCGGAGGCGTTTAACTGA
- a CDS encoding DUF3383 domain-containing protein, with product MAVEDLKALSGTLTLSISGKSTSVEVNFSAVTSFAEAAAALQTSLTAAVATVVFDTTHNAFIITAAGSKPETTTINFGTGTAAAPLKMASTAGAVVSQGANKSVVSDVFTAITAKSQQWASFSTVFECTDPEHLALAEWASGQNKRFFYVAWTTNEKAKVASSTDHIAYQLITVNNFGSVVPVYCLDVKKPAAVLGYAAALDFVRAEGRVPFKFREYDGLAADVTTEADYDGLIANGYNFYGKYAANNIVEDYWADGTITGDFKWLDSFSGQIWLNGNLQGAVLALFKSNKTIPYNNAGRALVATSMTDVIEQFKAWGGIRAGVTLSAAQKLEISNAVGEDVSSTIFATGYYLYIGEMLPALRAGRTSPNCSLWYSDGGSIQKLNMASTEVQ from the coding sequence ATGGCCGTTGAAGACCTGAAAGCGCTTTCCGGCACGTTGACGCTCAGTATTAGCGGGAAAAGCACCAGTGTTGAAGTTAATTTCAGTGCGGTGACCAGCTTTGCGGAAGCGGCCGCTGCATTGCAAACGTCATTGACGGCGGCGGTGGCCACGGTTGTTTTTGACACTACGCATAATGCATTCATCATCACTGCCGCAGGCTCCAAACCAGAAACCACCACGATCAATTTCGGTACCGGTACGGCAGCCGCCCCCCTGAAAATGGCCAGCACCGCCGGTGCGGTTGTCTCGCAAGGCGCGAATAAAAGCGTTGTATCGGACGTGTTCACCGCAATCACTGCCAAGTCGCAGCAATGGGCGTCGTTCTCGACTGTGTTCGAATGCACAGATCCAGAGCATCTGGCCTTGGCCGAATGGGCCAGCGGGCAGAACAAACGTTTTTTCTATGTGGCATGGACAACCAATGAAAAAGCGAAGGTGGCCAGCAGCACGGATCACATCGCCTATCAACTGATCACCGTGAACAACTTCGGCAGCGTGGTGCCGGTTTATTGCCTGGATGTGAAGAAACCGGCCGCTGTGCTGGGTTATGCCGCCGCCCTGGATTTTGTCCGGGCTGAGGGGCGTGTTCCGTTTAAATTCCGTGAGTATGACGGCCTTGCGGCTGATGTGACCACTGAAGCGGATTATGACGGGTTGATCGCCAACGGTTATAACTTTTATGGGAAGTACGCCGCCAATAATATCGTCGAGGATTATTGGGCCGATGGAACAATCACCGGTGATTTCAAATGGCTGGATAGCTTTTCCGGTCAGATTTGGCTTAACGGCAATTTGCAGGGGGCCGTCCTTGCGCTGTTCAAGTCCAATAAAACAATCCCGTACAACAATGCCGGGCGCGCGCTGGTAGCGACTTCAATGACGGATGTCATCGAACAGTTTAAAGCTTGGGGCGGGATCCGCGCTGGCGTGACGCTGTCGGCCGCGCAGAAACTGGAGATTAGCAACGCCGTCGGGGAGGATGTGTCCTCAACCATATTTGCCACGGGTTATTACCTCTACATTGGGGAAATGCTGCCGGCTCTGCGGGCTGGGCGCACAAGCCCTAACTGCTCATTGTGGTATAGCGATGGTGGCAGTATTCAAAAACTCAATATGGCTTCAACGGAGGTTCAATAA
- a CDS encoding DUF3383 family protein, translated as MAIPISKDVKINPGVLAAVGNAVDLNGLLLTNNAYAPNGDVLPFSSAQDVGAYFGGESDEYTMAAMYFQGYNNATKSPRHAFVLTFQPHASSCLAA; from the coding sequence ATGGCAATTCCAATTAGTAAAGACGTAAAAATAAACCCGGGCGTGCTGGCCGCCGTCGGTAATGCGGTCGATCTGAATGGCTTGTTACTGACCAATAATGCCTACGCGCCCAATGGCGATGTGCTGCCGTTTTCTTCCGCTCAAGATGTTGGGGCCTATTTCGGCGGTGAATCTGACGAATACACAATGGCGGCGATGTACTTCCAAGGGTACAACAACGCGACGAAATCCCCCCGGCATGCTTTTGTTCTCACGTTTCAACCGCACGCCAGCAGCTGCCTGGCTGCGTAG
- a CDS encoding phage neck terminator protein produces MPANVALSITEDDLYKALGDFLQGLFVDVEIERTQQNGVQMPLGDFIAMTSLYSAGLSTGVVTYSAPDKAGLGMQHITRTTQWKCQLDFYGQIAERNALMFATLIRSEFATAHFRCAGGAISPLYCSEPLQTTMINGEQQYETRWTLDFVAQINPVVNAPLAFFDNVTIQTTITESIDGNSN; encoded by the coding sequence ATGCCTGCAAACGTAGCACTCTCGATTACTGAAGATGACCTCTACAAGGCCCTTGGCGATTTTCTCCAGGGGCTTTTTGTTGATGTGGAGATAGAGCGGACACAGCAAAATGGGGTGCAAATGCCGCTCGGGGATTTCATTGCAATGACTTCCCTTTACTCGGCAGGGCTGTCAACCGGCGTTGTGACGTATTCGGCTCCGGATAAAGCCGGGTTGGGGATGCAGCACATTACACGCACCACGCAATGGAAGTGCCAACTCGACTTTTACGGGCAGATAGCTGAACGCAACGCGCTAATGTTTGCAACGCTGATCCGCTCTGAATTTGCCACGGCACATTTCCGCTGCGCCGGCGGCGCGATTTCACCGCTGTATTGCAGCGAACCACTTCAGACGACGATGATCAACGGCGAACAGCAGTATGAAACCCGCTGGACGCTGGATTTTGTCGCGCAAATCAATCCGGTGGTCAATGCGCCGTTGGCGTTCTTCGATAACGTGACCATCCAAACGACAATAACGGAGTCCATCGATGGCAATTCCAATTAG
- a CDS encoding phage collar protein, whose amino-acid sequence MNLHGIVSRAIGVVNPFVEAQIYRSQGAAKQANYSRAPAYADPIPMMVQKQAVTQGDVRHLDNLNIQGVFTSIYTNGNWCGVNRPKEQGGDKFVIGGETWLVVSVPENWPDWTRVIACLQT is encoded by the coding sequence ATGAACTTACACGGCATTGTGTCGCGTGCTATTGGCGTCGTTAACCCCTTTGTTGAAGCGCAAATTTACCGCTCCCAGGGGGCTGCAAAACAGGCGAACTACTCCCGGGCGCCGGCCTATGCGGATCCTATTCCCATGATGGTACAAAAGCAGGCGGTGACGCAGGGGGATGTTCGGCATCTGGATAACCTGAATATTCAAGGAGTTTTCACGTCCATTTATACCAATGGCAACTGGTGTGGTGTGAATCGGCCTAAAGAACAGGGTGGTGATAAATTTGTTATCGGAGGTGAAACCTGGCTTGTTGTTTCGGTACCGGAAAACTGGCCTGATTGGACGAGGGTTATAGCATGCCTGCAAACGTAG
- a CDS encoding DUF4054 domain-containing protein, translating into MGVVVFDIAAFRELYPEFATGCGTAPSDKLLEALFNQASTLYLDNTDASAVQDLKEREQLLFLLVAHLCYLRGFGAGASGGQSSGLVGRITSASEGSVSVSVDAAGSNDASWWYLQTPYGAAYWQATAPYRTMQYHPGSSPSRYPGHYYRRGR; encoded by the coding sequence ATGGGCGTCGTAGTTTTTGATATCGCCGCATTCCGTGAGCTCTATCCAGAGTTTGCGACGGGATGTGGAACGGCGCCGAGTGATAAGTTGCTTGAGGCGCTGTTTAATCAGGCCTCAACGCTTTATCTCGACAATACGGATGCCAGCGCAGTGCAAGACCTGAAGGAGCGTGAACAGCTCTTATTTTTGCTGGTTGCCCACTTGTGCTATTTGCGAGGTTTTGGCGCCGGCGCCAGCGGTGGCCAATCCAGCGGTTTGGTTGGGCGCATCACCAGCGCATCTGAGGGTTCGGTTTCCGTGTCCGTTGATGCCGCGGGCAGCAACGATGCTTCATGGTGGTACCTCCAGACCCCGTATGGGGCGGCGTACTGGCAGGCTACCGCACCGTATCGCACTATGCAGTATCACCCGGGATCATCCCCGTCGCGCTACCCTGGCCATTACTATCGCCGCGGGCGCTAA
- a CDS encoding DUF2184 domain-containing protein translates to MNKFKQHYATASRDYGIILPGAQAYLPPEFAGNYELAMDAQPALVTASNSGVPAYLTNYVDPELIRVLVTPMKAAQIIGETKKGDWTTLTSQFPVVESSGEVSSYGDYNHNGMVTANANWVPRQSYHYQTHTRWGERELDMYGAGRIGWAAELNVASALVLNKFQNKSYFFGIAGLENYGLLNDPSLSAPITPDEVDGKIQWDDKDGQAIYDDIVKLYKQLTKQTKGLVERTDPLKMGLSPNSEANFTKTNMYGVNVTDLLKKNFPNLTIETAVEYSTEAGEVVQLFAERLGEQDTGYCAFTEKMRAHAVVTESSAWHQKKSGGTWGAIIRQPLAIVQMLGI, encoded by the coding sequence ATGAATAAATTTAAGCAACATTACGCCACGGCCAGCCGTGACTACGGCATCATCCTGCCGGGCGCGCAGGCCTACTTGCCGCCGGAGTTCGCAGGGAACTATGAACTGGCGATGGACGCGCAGCCGGCATTGGTGACCGCGTCAAACTCTGGCGTGCCGGCATACCTCACCAACTACGTTGATCCGGAGCTTATCCGCGTGCTGGTGACGCCAATGAAGGCGGCGCAAATTATCGGTGAAACCAAAAAAGGGGACTGGACGACGCTGACTTCACAGTTTCCGGTTGTTGAATCGTCTGGTGAAGTTAGCTCATACGGAGATTACAATCATAACGGTATGGTGACTGCGAATGCCAACTGGGTGCCACGCCAAAGTTACCACTACCAGACCCACACCCGCTGGGGTGAGCGCGAGCTGGATATGTACGGTGCGGGGCGTATTGGCTGGGCGGCAGAGCTTAACGTGGCGTCTGCGCTGGTGCTGAACAAGTTCCAGAACAAGTCATACTTTTTCGGCATTGCCGGCCTGGAGAACTACGGTTTGCTGAACGATCCGTCCCTCTCTGCACCGATCACGCCGGATGAGGTGGACGGGAAAATTCAGTGGGATGACAAAGATGGTCAGGCGATCTATGACGACATCGTGAAACTGTATAAGCAGCTGACGAAGCAGACCAAAGGCCTTGTCGAGCGCACGGATCCGCTGAAAATGGGGTTATCTCCAAATAGCGAGGCCAACTTCACGAAAACCAACATGTACGGCGTCAACGTTACCGACCTGCTGAAGAAAAACTTCCCTAACCTGACTATTGAGACCGCAGTGGAATATTCCACTGAGGCCGGAGAGGTCGTGCAGCTGTTCGCTGAGCGTCTGGGTGAGCAGGATACCGGTTACTGCGCGTTTACCGAGAAAATGCGTGCGCATGCTGTGGTTACCGAGTCGTCTGCATGGCATCAGAAAAAATCAGGCGGCACCTGGGGCGCGATCATTCGTCAGCCTCTCGCGATTGTACAAATGCTGGGGATTTAA
- a CDS encoding structural cement protein Gp24, whose product MAGFPNHINQYPAPGIEGSFASLNPYTSFVAGEGALVTGAEGLTIGRFAWVVKGVASNKGTGAPSGFVPRDGQASIVEWLAAASNVIQPGRECTLHTAGDYWALTTTAATVGQKVFASLTTGEVAAGAAGATMDGFVETAFSVASTAAANERIKISTWSK is encoded by the coding sequence ATGGCCGGTTTCCCGAATCACATTAACCAATATCCGGCACCGGGTATTGAGGGCTCGTTCGCCAGCTTGAACCCCTATACCAGCTTTGTGGCTGGCGAGGGTGCTCTGGTTACTGGTGCAGAAGGCCTAACTATTGGCCGCTTTGCATGGGTAGTGAAGGGCGTAGCCTCAAACAAAGGCACCGGCGCTCCGTCGGGTTTTGTGCCGCGTGATGGCCAGGCGTCAATCGTTGAGTGGCTGGCCGCCGCTTCAAACGTTATCCAGCCGGGCCGTGAATGCACGTTGCATACCGCCGGTGACTACTGGGCGCTGACCACCACGGCAGCCACCGTAGGGCAAAAGGTGTTCGCTTCGCTGACTACGGGTGAGGTGGCCGCCGGTGCCGCCGGTGCCACCATGGACGGCTTCGTCGAAACAGCTTTCTCGGTGGCCAGCACCGCAGCGGCCAATGAACGCATCAAAATCAGCACCTGGAGCAAGTGA
- a CDS encoding DUF2213 domain-containing protein, with the protein MTTELLAFDRGSVRQLDKVGRLQVERSNISKANVCGYYGREIPNSESLGLEPDRLYMLYRDPDELRKAAKTFNNIPILCRHKPDYPGAPARELRVGTTHANSDFDGTYLTNGLSIWDNSAIAGIETDEQRELSSSYAYVADMTPGVTPDGVKFDGVMRDIVGNHVALVGDGRAGSDVLVFDCLPKELQNMKLNRKGVAMRAALGAYLKPRLAQDASPKDLTQLVGQHKRPNAIANAVKSAFSSRLAHDMEIEPAELAELMEAAEEVVEPEEQGPAFDTENPLESILALLADKVPEEVLAKIKAALMPASDDALDDPAPTTPKHDPDTVSKPAMDAAIKLAADQAAKVAAQNFQAVRVAETEVRPLIGDVVAMDSAEDVYRTALEQAGVDIANVHPSAYRGMVQFAISQKNTAKAPRIALDSATAGSFAADFPTAKLKRGY; encoded by the coding sequence ATGACGACTGAACTACTGGCATTTGACCGGGGTTCGGTACGGCAACTTGATAAGGTCGGACGGCTGCAGGTAGAACGCAGCAACATAAGCAAGGCCAACGTCTGCGGATATTACGGGAGAGAAATACCGAATTCCGAGTCGCTGGGGCTTGAGCCCGATCGGTTGTACATGCTGTACCGCGACCCCGACGAGCTGCGCAAGGCAGCAAAAACCTTCAATAACATCCCCATTCTTTGCCGACACAAGCCTGATTACCCAGGCGCGCCCGCGCGTGAGCTCCGGGTGGGGACAACGCATGCCAACAGTGATTTTGATGGCACCTACCTAACAAACGGATTGTCGATTTGGGACAACTCCGCAATCGCCGGAATCGAGACCGACGAGCAACGAGAACTGTCATCGTCGTATGCGTACGTCGCTGACATGACCCCAGGCGTTACCCCGGATGGCGTCAAATTTGACGGCGTGATGCGGGATATCGTCGGTAACCACGTGGCGCTGGTCGGCGACGGCCGGGCCGGATCCGATGTGCTGGTATTTGATTGCCTCCCGAAGGAGTTACAAAACATGAAATTAAATCGTAAGGGCGTCGCTATGCGCGCAGCGCTGGGCGCCTATCTCAAACCTCGCCTGGCGCAAGATGCCTCGCCGAAAGACCTCACGCAATTGGTTGGCCAGCACAAACGCCCCAACGCGATCGCGAATGCGGTCAAATCCGCATTTTCCAGTCGCCTGGCCCATGACATGGAAATCGAACCGGCCGAGCTTGCAGAACTGATGGAAGCAGCTGAAGAAGTTGTCGAACCGGAAGAGCAGGGGCCAGCATTCGATACTGAAAATCCGCTGGAAAGTATCCTGGCGCTGCTGGCAGACAAAGTACCTGAAGAAGTGCTGGCCAAAATCAAAGCGGCGCTGATGCCGGCGAGTGATGACGCACTGGATGATCCAGCACCTACTACGCCAAAACACGATCCGGACACTGTCAGTAAACCCGCTATGGATGCGGCTATTAAGCTGGCGGCAGATCAGGCAGCCAAAGTTGCTGCCCAAAACTTCCAGGCTGTTCGTGTAGCAGAAACCGAAGTGCGTCCATTGATTGGTGACGTGGTTGCTATGGACTCTGCCGAGGACGTATACCGCACAGCGCTCGAGCAGGCAGGCGTTGATATTGCCAATGTTCACCCGAGCGCATATCGCGGCATGGTGCAGTTTGCTATCAGCCAGAAAAACACAGCCAAAGCACCACGCATTGCTTTGGATTCCGCCACTGCAGGCTCCTTTGCTGCAGATTTCCCAACCGCCAAGCTAAAACGAGGTTACTGA
- a CDS encoding phage minor head protein: MHNSTLYWLRAEYRQSGLAQDASPALMMRQAMKKLSRRWLKKFDLLAVKLADRFTHDVMKNSDASLSTALQSAGFTVPFKKTAEMNNALQATITENVNLIRSIPEQYLTQVETLVMQSVSRGRDLATLTKELQHRFGVTRRRAAFIALDQNNKATSVMQSARQRALGVRRGRWRHSHAGKVPRVSHVKADGKEFDLDKGMFLDGKWVMPGEEIGCRCGWEAILPGLE, translated from the coding sequence CTGCATAACAGCACGCTTTATTGGCTACGTGCTGAGTACCGGCAAAGTGGGTTAGCGCAGGACGCCTCGCCGGCACTGATGATGCGCCAGGCTATGAAAAAGCTTTCTCGCCGCTGGCTGAAAAAGTTTGATCTGTTGGCGGTGAAGCTGGCCGATCGCTTCACGCATGACGTGATGAAAAATAGCGATGCGTCGCTGTCTACCGCGCTGCAATCGGCTGGGTTCACGGTGCCGTTCAAAAAGACGGCCGAAATGAATAATGCCCTGCAGGCCACTATCACGGAAAACGTCAACCTGATCCGCTCAATCCCGGAGCAATATCTCACGCAGGTTGAAACGTTGGTGATGCAGTCAGTATCACGTGGGCGTGACCTTGCAACTCTGACCAAAGAGCTCCAACACCGCTTTGGCGTGACGCGACGACGGGCAGCCTTTATCGCGCTTGATCAGAACAACAAGGCTACATCGGTGATGCAGTCGGCACGTCAGCGTGCGCTTGGCGTTCGCCGAGGCCGCTGGCGGCATTCACATGCTGGTAAGGTGCCGCGGGTGTCGCATGTGAAAGCCGACGGCAAAGAGTTCGATCTGGATAAGGGGATGTTCCTCGATGGCAAATGGGTAATGCCGGGCGAGGAAATTGGGTGCCGCTGCGGCTGGGAGGCGATTTTACCGGGACTGGAGTAA